The Eleginops maclovinus isolate JMC-PN-2008 ecotype Puerto Natales chromosome 10, JC_Emac_rtc_rv5, whole genome shotgun sequence nucleotide sequence ACAATGCTAATGTTGCCCCGCTAGTTCGACACTTTATCGTACTTTtcataatgattaaaaactatTATCTAACGCTATCCGTAACGCAGCTCTTATCCAACATTTCAGCGTCGAAGTAACATTATCGCTAAGTAGAACAAAAGGTGAAAATTGGGCCCTGGATTGTTAACAGGTGAACGCTTCCGTTTTTGCTGATACGTCAGTGTTCCGTGTCCCCGCAAACGCATCTGCTGCCTTCGAGTACCGTaggtaacatttattttatacaaattagCGCCTACAAACGACGATAAAACTGTAATGGAAACGTCACTTAAATACTtattagatgtatttattttatccgGGTTGCCACGAAACCAGATTTCATCCCATTCATGTAATCACTGTATGGTACAGTCTTAAATTCAGAACatcaaatcatatttaaaaaaaatagcatgCCTTTCTTTCAGACACTGCAAAGCACTTTTTAGTTTGAACCCATGATAAAGAGCATCATGATTGGTATGTTGATTGTGCTATACTTAACAGTGTTGGCAATTGCGATAAAACATACACTTTGAGTGTCTGATTCTCATAAGAGGCACTTGAAAGCAGCATCACCCCTCTGGTGGACGTAAGTACGTATGCATGTAAACATTTCGTAAGAAGTCATGGCTGCATTGCTGGTCAGGATTTTCTCAAAGGTGAGACTGAACATTATTGTCCCAGTCaaaaatacttttgttcttttggCACAGTTATGTTTTCCTCTATTTAAATCCCTTATCCTTGAACTACATCACGTAACCTGACTGGCTCTTATGACGATTGTTATGTTGTTAGCATACTGCTAATGCTAGCATAGAAACAGAGCATCACTGCAAtaattcattaattcattttgaTGGTGAATAATGGTGGACATGACTGTGTAgcaattattattcaaaatgtgaGAGACATTCAGATAGACATTCATTTGAAACACTGTTGTCTGTCCTGTTCTCAGTCGTGCAGACAGATCTGTCGACCATGGGGTGCTTGTCAGGCTGGATGGAGGAGCAGGTCTACCCATCCGGCCCCAGATACATCCACAGACCAGGGGTGGgtctcctttcctccccttcaaactttttcagaggaggagagcatGATGAGGGAAGCAGGTGAGCTGGACATCTAGTAGACACATGATGCTGACAACTGGACACATACATTCCTAAAACTCTTACATGTGTTTCGCTCTTCAACAGTTAAAAAATATGCACAAGAGCGCATTGCTCCGTTTGTGTCAAAGATGGATGACAATTCTGCAATGGACGAGGAAGTGCTGAAGTCTCTCTTTGAACAGGGTGTATGTAATTTATTGTACATCACATTATGCTTAATCCAGCGTTTTCTTTCTATCCACTGACTGAAGTTCTATTTACTGTTTACAGCTCATGGGCATTGAGATTGACCCAGAGTACAATGGCACTGGCTCGTCCTTCTTCTCTTCCATTCTGGTCATCGAGGAGCTGGCAAAGGTGGACGCCTCTGTGGCTGTGCTCTGCGACATTCAGAACACGCTGATAAACACACTGTTTGCCAAACTGGGTACAGCAGCTCAGAAAGAACATTATCTCAGCCGACTGTCAACAGACATGGTGAGGACTGTGACATACTGGCTCTTATTGTATGGCATATAACACTACACTGTCAGTGTGGCATAGATATCAAGTGGTAATCTAAAGATAACAGAAAGATGTTTTAAAAGCTTCCTTCATTATACTACCTGTTTCATGTCACATAGATTGGAAGCTTCTGCCTCTCTGAAGCCGAGTCAGGGAGTGATGCCTTCGCTCTAAAGACACGTGCTGAAAAACACAAGGACTATTACGTCATCAATGGGTCCAAGATGTGGATCAGCAATGCAGAACATGCAGGTGTCTTCCTGGTGATGGCCAATGTAGACCCCTCTGTTGTGAGTAATCTTCTGATCTTGTTGCCTTTTGTCactataaatattttttataataagagtatttctttaataaaaaaaacaaccttttttcatcattttccaTCGCAAAGAAATCAGTTTTCCCTGTTATCTTGAATGCATATCAGCTCTTGATAGTGTTCGTTAACATGTAATACAAACTagcaatatcacacattttaaaatcgtAACAATCAAACAGAGACctcttcaacaaaaaaaagtgtgcacCAATGATCTACAAAATGTTAAGAGAAACTCACTTTGGTCTGACAGGGATACAAAGGCATCACCTGCTTCATCGTGGACCGGGACACGGAGGGGCTTGAGATTGGCAAGAAGGAGAACAAGCTCGGCCTGCGTGCATCCTCCACCTGCCCTCTCAACTTTGACAATGTTAAGGTACCACAGAACACCTGTTACGGCACCAGTTACATATGCACACTCTGACTTTTACTTACTTCCTGCTTTTTCGTTGCAGGTACCAGAGAAGAATATTTTGGGACAGATCGGTCATGGGTACAAGTACGCTATTGGAATGTTAAATGAGGGCAGGATTGGAATTGCTGCTCAGGTAAACCTTTTTTAAGGGATATAATTACGACAAGCTCAATGTGTTCCATTCAAGATTAcaaagtgtacaatgagtgctgatttttggtttgtgtttcaGATGCTTGGTCTGGCACAGGGTTGCTTCGACGCCACTATTCCTTACACCCGACAGAGAATGCAGTTCGGAAAACGCATTTTTGACTTCCAGGTTCACATCAGTCTTCCCTCTTTCACACAACATGTTTGTAATTattcacatttttctattgTACATGGGTTCTAATGTTGTTGtggttctctttttttttgcagggcATGCAGCACCAAATAGCCCACGTAGCGACACAGATTGAAGCCGGTCGACTGCTGACGTACAACGCTGCTCGTCTGAAGGAAGCTGGGAGACCTTTCATCAAGGAGGCCTGCATGGCCAAATACTTCACTGCAGAGGTGGGCATCCTGATTCATTGACCGCACCTCAACACAATGATGGTGTGGCTAAAGGTTTTGGaagtgtttaaatgtatttctagaGAATATTGTGGTCATCAATGTTATCGgctttatgtttaaaaaaatctacTTTGTGTATTTCTAAGGATTTCCCCCACTTGTTATAGTAAATTGCTGATTCGATTCCTTACTGTATGTGTTGCTGAACCTTTAGTAATCTCATTATAGTTTTgacattcatacatttttggTCTGTTACATGTTTGTTGATATCTATTCTATGTGCTGCTTTTTTGGCAAAGAAACTCCTGCAAAAAGTATAATTTCAGTCACCACGAAACATCTTCCTGTCTTTATCAGAGTCACAATATATGTTGTTTTCCTAAGGTTGCAACTCTAACAACATCTAAATGCATCGAATGGATGGGAGGAGTGGGCTTCACCAAGGACTACCCCATAGAGAAATACTACAGAGACTGTAAAATTGGTGAGCATGACTCAACAAGTATGCGCCACGAAACAAATATTGACATTTGTACACTGTTTTCTTAAAAGTAAATTAGAGCTGTGACTCAAGCCCCAATGTGCAAAAGGACACAGCTCCTGAAGGGCTGAGGGAAGGTCAGATGTAGCTGTTTGTGATTGGACTACAGTGGGGTGGAGGGAAAGGCTGATGCTAGTGGCTGTAATCGGACTCTGCAGGAATTCCACCCGTCTGACCCCTCAGAGTGCCATTATACCAACACACAGCTAAGGAAGCTACCAGGGCAAATGTCACTTTTCGTGTCAACACCAGCATTTTGGCTCCCCAGTTATCCAGCTGGAGCACCGTCAGACTGAGCTACATAATGATCCCCTTTGTGTCCTGATAGCGAAAGCTGCAGGTTCATGTTTTCTGAAGAGGAATTAGACAACATTGACCTTGTTTTGTATTGCAGGAATTCAACCTAATGCTTTGTTTCGCCTCCATGTGCAGGTACCATATATGAGGGCACAACAAACATTCAGCTATCGACTATGGCCAAGTTCATTGATAAGGAGTATGATCACTGAACACATCCTTCGGATCCAGAGGGAATGCACTCTGCCGTGTTACACTCCATTACCTTCTCCTCAAATGACTCTGGGCGATGCCTTGCTGTAGATCTTCTATCATTTTTCtacagttttgtttgttctAGATGTTTGTTCTCAATATTACCAATTATTGCTCTTTTTAAGTGGTTTGCACTACTAATGTTACTGATGTTGTGGTTCCACTTCTCCAGCTTTAGGGTTAAAGTTGCTCTGGTGCAATGATTGTTattctattttctttctgtcataCTTTTACAAAAGTCTAGCAATAAGATGATTTGTTCATATAGATTGAGCTTCCACTAACGGTTATCCTCGTTATCAAATATcagcagattttattttctagCTTTTTTTAGTGGAAAAAGTGGATGTCTTGTGAGTCAAAAAACGAAAGATATTCagttaaatatgatataaaaccaagaaaaagcaggacatttccacagatttgtattttccaatattttctttaattgatTTTACAATATAGttgtccatttttttttctgttactgGACAAATCGTTGCAGTTCTACCCCTCCCCCCATCCATattcttcttttgtttattgAGACATTGTGACTAATCATGGCAGAATAGAATAACTGATTATATCACAACTTTTAAAgatttagattttctttaaatgtttcagtgCCTTCAGAGGGTCAGCTGAGCTGAATAACTTAGAAAGTCTGTCTTCACAGGATGCTCTCGAATAGGTGACTGGTTACAACACACTCACTTATATGCTTTAGAAATATTGTACAGTTCCTTGTTATGTTAAACTAGTAGGTCTCTCACATCATATAAAGAAATTCTCTTTACAGAGCGATTATCAATATCCTTTAtcaataaatgtgaaatatactGAATCAACCCTCTACCTGTGTTGCGACTGAGGCCTACTGTATAATACATAGTTCTGTCACTAGATGGCAGCCTTCTCCAGAGGGACAGCAGCACTCCCGAGTTGAGACAGCTTCTCTCTGAGAACAGTCAATTACCACATCATTTAACAGCCTGTCACCTCTAATGATATTGTATATCAATTTAATTATGCTGGTGCTTCAGATGAAAAGAGCCTGCCTTGTGTAATTGACTCACCGATCATTTTTTAGCTGATTACATTTCCATTGCCTGCATGTGCTGTGTAAAATGAGGTTTAGTGTTTTACACAACACAGACAAGCTGTGTCTATGTTCACAGACCTGTAATAGCCATTACCCA carries:
- the acadsb gene encoding short/branched chain specific acyl-CoA dehydrogenase, mitochondrial isoform X2, translating into MMREAVKKYAQERIAPFVSKMDDNSAMDEEVLKSLFEQGLMGIEIDPEYNGTGSSFFSSILVIEELAKVDASVAVLCDIQNTLINTLFAKLGTAAQKEHYLSRLSTDMIGSFCLSEAESGSDAFALKTRAEKHKDYYVINGSKMWISNAEHAGVFLVMANVDPSVGYKGITCFIVDRDTEGLEIGKKENKLGLRASSTCPLNFDNVKVPEKNILGQIGHGYKYAIGMLNEGRIGIAAQMLGLAQGCFDATIPYTRQRMQFGKRIFDFQGMQHQIAHVATQIEAGRLLTYNAARLKEAGRPFIKEACMAKYFTAEVATLTTSKCIEWMGGVGFTKDYPIEKYYRDCKIGTIYEGTTNIQLSTMAKFIDKEYDH
- the acadsb gene encoding short/branched chain specific acyl-CoA dehydrogenase, mitochondrial isoform X1 — protein: MAALLVRIFSKSCRQICRPWGACQAGWRSRSTHPAPDTSTDQGWVSFPPLQTFSEEESMMREAVKKYAQERIAPFVSKMDDNSAMDEEVLKSLFEQGLMGIEIDPEYNGTGSSFFSSILVIEELAKVDASVAVLCDIQNTLINTLFAKLGTAAQKEHYLSRLSTDMIGSFCLSEAESGSDAFALKTRAEKHKDYYVINGSKMWISNAEHAGVFLVMANVDPSVGYKGITCFIVDRDTEGLEIGKKENKLGLRASSTCPLNFDNVKVPEKNILGQIGHGYKYAIGMLNEGRIGIAAQMLGLAQGCFDATIPYTRQRMQFGKRIFDFQGMQHQIAHVATQIEAGRLLTYNAARLKEAGRPFIKEACMAKYFTAEVATLTTSKCIEWMGGVGFTKDYPIEKYYRDCKIGTIYEGTTNIQLSTMAKFIDKEYDH